AGGAGATGGCCCAAGCTGGACAGCCTCAGAAGCTGGAGGAGGACCCAGACCAGCTACAGgatgagcagcaggaggaagagCAGGAGCCAGAACATGAAGAAGAGGATGAGAACGCATTGGACCGACGGAAACGCCAGCCACAgatggtcagcagtggtttagACTAAAAGATCTTATCCAAACAGGGTTTAAACAGATCTTGAAGTGGACGTATGTTTCCTACTCTGGTATTAGTTAGCACAGAGTGACTCGgctcagtgttttttttagctTAGCTTTATTGAGAAACAtggaaaccccccccccacaaagATTGTACCATAGCTTTATATTTATGTCTAAACTTGGCATCAATTCAGTGCGTTTGATGAGCTCTAATTCACTTTTTTCATGCTCTACATGATATTTCCTCTCTCTTGTATTTATAACTCTCTCAGGATCCTCCTGTGAATCTGCATCCAGAGGACCAGGTGCAGCAACAGGTGCCCGCCCAGGTTCAGCGTCTAAAGTCAGCCTacgagcagcagcaggagcagcagcggCTGGAGGCTCAGAGGGCGGAGGAGCGCAGGCAGATCCAGAGGCGGCAGGAGGCCCTCCAAgccgagagagagagggtgctGAAGGACAGGGAGCAGAGGCTGAAGGAGGAGCGGGAAcgcgagcagcagcagcacagggaGGCCGACAGACGGGAGCAGATCCTGAGAGAAGAACACGAGAGGTCGGGTTTAAGATCTCAGTCAGCTCAGATTTAAAGAAACTTTGGACAAAAGAGCAGTCGCAGCGAGTAGTAAACTTTGAAGCCTGGCATATTTTCTTATTACATTTCTCCAAATGAATTAATACAATAGCTTTACAGAAGAACACGTCCCTCTCTGATTGCACTGTACTTGTCTCGGTTATTAGGAAGAGGACCGAATACGAGAACGTGGACAATGATATTCGAGAAGACGACGGTCACGCTGAGGTTGATGAAGGTGAGATTTGCAGGAAAACATCTTCCGTATTTCTCACTGCACAAATATTCCCTTTTATCATTAGAGCTCACAGCAGCAGCCGGTTGATGTTAGTGGATTtagtttgtgtgttgtgtgtgtgtgtgtgtgtgtgttaacagaGAGAGACGTTCATATGTTGAACGagcaggaggcggaggagaaTCGAGAGACGGATCACAGAGTGCCGCCACATCAGCAGGTggatgtctgtctgtctgtccgtctTGCCGTCTTGCTCGCTCCATCTGTTAAAACATCCTCGGGCTCTGTCTGTCCTCCCAGCTCATTCGCTTGCTTAACATTCACACCGGTCTATCATACGCCATACACTGATTCAGCCATCCATCAGAACATCGATTCTTTAATCGCCCCAGCCCACTGCCATATTCATCTGTTCCCTCTCTATCCGCACTTGTCTGTCAACCTACTGAGCTGGTAAATCTTCTGAATACTAGCCAGAGaattaataaaacattacagGAAACTGTCAGGTTGACAGTTTTATTTCCAACAAAAGCATTTAGCTTTAAAAATACTCATTTTATCATATCCACAGCTCCTATTCTAAATTTGTTATTTTGCTATAGGGTGATATAGACGGTGACTTGAACCCCGAGGACGACCCCAACAACCAGGGAGAGGATGAGTTTGACGAGGCTGAGGACGCCCGGCTGCCGCACCGCGCTGCCGAAGCAGATGAAAATGCGgctgaagaggaagaggagcctGCAGCGCCGGCCCAGCACATTCAAATGCATCAAGACCCCAAACAACCGACTGTGGAGGAGGAACTGGTGGTGAGTCAGGGGAGGCAACAGTAGTGAGATACTCACAATCTCTATTCAGCATCTGCACACGCAGTTAGTGACATTACAGCAACATTACGGGCTAAACAGGAAGATGATTAGAGGTTTTGAAAATGCCAACAATGGGAGGGGAGGGGCTTGTTGGCAGCTTCAAACTaaattcatgcacacacacacgcatacagaGCTCAGAATGGCATACTGAAGCAAGCCATGAAGGTTTGACAACTGGAGATGCACTATACAGTATAAAGTGCTGGGCCACTTACACATTACACCGCTGGGAGctgccatgaagctcccagcGCGCAGCTTTGTGGTGATGTTAATCATTCAGTGAGCTCTTCACAACGACCCATTGTTTCAAAAATGTTTATAGAGCCAGACTGCACGGTGAGGTGCAccttaatataaatatatattaagtGAGGGAGTTAAGCTGGGGGATCTATGATGAAAAGTAAACTTTAGATCCTGTTTTAACTTGTTCTGTTATTCATGTGCATTCAGATAGCTGGAAATCCAGACCAGCAGGAGGACACACTGGATGACCAGTACCAGGAGGAAGCAGAAGATGAGGTAACATGCATGTTCACACACATGCTTTACATACTCAGTGATAGAGTGGTGCAAAACACTTGAATGTAAGactataaaacaaaataaatatgtatggtTTAGAATAATATAATGCTGCAATACATTTGCATCTCAGTGTTGTGACTGAAGTTTCATTGTTGCAATTCGTAAATGTGGTTTATCTTGTCCTGAAGGCCCAGGAGGACATAGCTGGCGGACagaagagagaggaggagggagaggatcAATATAACCAAGAGAACGGAGACCAGGTATGTTCTGTGGGAAACCAGTCAATCCTCCTTTTCTCAATTCCTAGATTTCCTTGATTCCTCTCCCATCAAATATCGGAGGGGGTGAAATCAAAGCAACAGGCCAAGTACATGAGCTACATTGCTTCAGTgattaaatatctttttttttgtttgtttgttttgttactaGGCCATTTTTTATGAAATTCTGAACATGGAGCAATGTGACTAGATGTTACATGTAGTTATGCACATGGTTTAATCGTCTTAAATAACTGAAATGTGATTAAAAAGGACAAATGTTTAAAGAGTTGTCCCCTGCTGTTTGCCATAAAGGTTAAAAGACCTGTGTATCCTGAATTAtacctcctctctcctctgccCTCCTCATCCATGTAGGTGTGATTTCCAGGAGGCCCGAGGAGACAAGGAGGCACAAAAAAGAGGAATAAGAAAAACGTAATGGGTTTCCTGCTTTCAAACAAAGTCCTTCTGGAAGCAAGTCTAGTCACTCGCtagccatttttttttactggcagttgTTATGTAGATTATCTTTAATTGCCTGGACATTaaacctacatgtataaaatcTGTCATCAAATCAGaagaaagaaatgtttaaaaactgcAACCTTTTCCCCAAACTATACTACCCAGGGCATTTATACTTCTGCCATCATCTAAGTCAGGAGtcccttctttttctctgtgtttgagaTGCATGTTTTTCTGCATCATAGACAAAAGGCAAACACTTTCATTAaggagtctttttttttgtggcgTTATCCAATCAACTCAGCTCAGGCATCAGTAGAATGTAGTTATATATCCACACCTTAATGTGATGGATCTAAAAATacagtctctttttaaaaaaagaaaatcggGGATTTGTCTAGTGGACATTACAAGTACTGCACTCCTTTTAAAGATGCTGCTTGGTTAAGACAGAAGAGTCTCATCCTTAAAAATCAAAGAATTACAACACACTGTCTGTTGAATAACAATTTTAATGGCTTTATTATTATGGGatggttattttaaaactaaaaaatacTCTGAGGTGTTTCCACTTGTCAAGGAGTTAAAGATTTTTCTTCACATCACTTGAAGTTTACTCTCTGCTCATGCAGAGTCTTCCCTGCGGCTGAAACCACCAACCTCACAATCTGCTTTACTTCCTAGGCCTCCCATTTCCCATTTAAGCTGCACAAATGTggaattcatttttattcccaGCATCATCACATCAGGGTCCGTTCCACCTCACGAGTAACATCACACCCTGAAACCTTTCTTGGAGGAAAACGGTCGTAGTGCACACAGCGAAATTTTCTGGGTTCACATCCAGAAATATATTCACCTGTGCAGGGATTCACTGGTGTGTAGCTCGAGCGTGTCAGAGCAGCCCTGTGCTGTCTCTGTAACGTAAACCCTGGCCCATGTGACGCATGGTAAATGAGAAAGATAGGATGTCGAGTCAGTCGGGAGTGTTCACCTGCGCTAGGTTTAATTTGGCCTAAAAGGAAGTCTCAATATATGACAAAGTCTATAAGCCTGTTGTGTTGTATTTGAATTGGAATATTCAGTCTTTATAAAGTCTGCAAAACATTGAAACCTTTTGAAAACCAGCCGTCCGCAGAGCTGAAATATCCTTGAGAAAGACATCTGACTCCTCATTGTTGGCTGGTCTGTAACTAACAGTAACTTCTGACCTTGGAGACCGGCATTAGTGCGATTATCATCTTTAATgtttaatatattaaaaaaaaaaacgtcatttaaaaaataacgtGGATAGACTTATAGTTCATACTCTGCCACTTACCTCCTCTGCAACAGGAGCTCAGTGGATCTTTGACTCTAAGCTTCGTTCATGCACCGCTGCACAGGAGGCAAACAATAACTGTAAATGTCTGAAATGATCGTGTTTGGGATGTTTACACGACTCCTGGTCATTAAATCAGGTTGTGTGCTTGTAATTCGCTTCCAGGATGAAGGTAAAAACCAGAAAGGGCCAAGAATGGACGGGGATCACAGAAATGATGCCAAGAATAACGAGGAGGAGAATTacgaggaggaagaagaggagggggaggaggatgCAGACAAGGGAAACAATCGAAGGGCAGAAATGTAATTCTTTAGCTTGCCTATAGTACCAATCAGGGCATTCTTTCCCTTGATTCCCAAAGGAATAGCACCAGCCATCCACTGAGAGAAAACTGGGATATTATGCTCAGAAGATGGGGGACAATATTCCAAACACTTCTGAGGTTTGAAAGGATCAGCTGACACTGTGGAAATGGACAAAATTTGGTGGTTGTAAATGAGATATATActgtatagtttttatataatttttattcatttaatttgcTGTCTACTTGCTCGTCTGCCTGACTGACTGCCTggttgttcttgtttttaagaGCAGGCAGAGAATGTATTTTGTTTAGCAAAGTGctttgtttgagtgtgtgtttgtgtataaagGATACATGTTTATTCTGATGTCATGATCAGGcctttatatatatgtatatgtttcaTATATATGTTTCATGCAGACAGTTGTAATCTCAGTAGAACTCAAATGTTCGTTTACGTATTGCATTTCAACCTATCATgtcattttctgttatttattttttaataggaCGAACTCTGACAATCATAAAAAGtgcaaaattatgatttttaaaAGTCTGTGTTATCGTGATCCTTACCAGTTTCGTAAAGCTGATACATaggtgcatttttaaaaaaataaatcctggATATTATTACAGGTGCCAATCGGTAAGCCACTTCTGGTGAAGCTGCTCACAGTGACATGTGCCTTTCCGTTCTTGCAAACCCTCTCCTGAGTCTTTTTAGGTCATTTTACATTTGGAAAATCATTTTTCACGAGGCGGGAGCGAGAAGAGCACGCCAGTTGGTGATCCTTTTGTATAAAGCTTCATTCAGCATGGCCTTTAATGGAGAACTATTTCATGTCCACTGGTGGTGGGAATTTATTCTTAATTTACTGCAGCTTCTCTAGTCTGCTGGGCAATGTATAGTAAAATAAATGCTGaatatttgtacatttgtacacCAGTTATATTTGATACAGAAAAGTGCGGGTTTCATTGTACTGAATTGCTGCCTGTGTGGAATAAAGAAGATTTCACATAATTGTGATTTGTGTAGTCTGATTCTGTATATTCGCCTCTTTGAAAATGTGCTTTAAGGTTGCTAAGAATAAGTCGTCAGTGGTGTTTGAGCAATTTTAATACTCTGTGTGAGTGTCAGGAAGGTGGTGGAGGTGTGGCGGGGGGCAATTAGCTTGTGACAATCATCAAAGACTTCATCTTAAGTCTTTCTGAATATTCTGGTAAAAAATTTGTtaattttaaacaaaattaaaatatagaAACAACATAAATGatctaaattattatttttttctccatttgttaACTTTTGGGTTATTTCAGCTTTGGCCACTCACCTACCCTGTTTTCCCATCAGTAGGTCACTTAGGATTTACACCTTTCATCAATTATCTCACAGCTCAGTCACActtgaataaaaaaagatgCCAACCTTCTTGCAACTTGGAAAAAATCTGATTGCATTAATTACTTTGCTGTTGGAGACCGATTGGAAGTAGTAGCGACCACTTTCACTTGCAAGGAAATTGCACAGGTCACCTGGTGGGAGGCAGGCTGTCTCTAAACAATCAGTCTGACTTGGACTGAATGCAATCACTCAGCCAGAAATAACTGTTGTCTAATTTATAAACACAGATTGCCGACATGTTGAATTTCCTCTGAATTACTACGTGACTGAGGGCAAGTCGTCGGTAACACATCAGGGGGTTTGATTCAACTTGTTGCCAAGTGGTTCTATTGTTATGTTCCTACATAAAAGCAAAGTCACAGAGTGCCGATGCTATTTTGCAGTTAAATCGCAGTTCTGCAGCAACTATGTCACTGTTcatggaggaatttctaaattTCTTTTTCAGATTTATAAGATCCTGGCTCGACACTGAATGTAAGTAGTTctgtgaatttctgtgtatgtattaATCCATTAGAAGGCAATGGATTTGGAGTTTATCAGTTAATGACCACATTATTACAGACAGACtgcatgtaattgccaactCGACTCTGGAAGCTGATAGCAGACTTGCCCCAAAATCACTCTGAAGATGGCAGCTGACTGCGAGTGGTCACAGACCTGGTCCCTGCCATTTCATAGGCGTGAGTTTGTTAGTGAGTTAATTGGCTGTTATAAAGCCCTCTGTTACTTTTGAGGattcaaagcgctttatacaacatgtctcattcatcccattcacacacatacaagcattttttttcaatataacttggggttcagtatcttgacATTCAAACCACCCCAAATGGCACAAAAATTCTGGTTGTGGTGTGGTCTCCCACTACAGTGTGTATAACCATTACCCCTAGAAATTGTGGGTTGTGTATAAAATGGGTGTAATTCATAAATAGGTAATGCAAtacttttttcttaaaggccttgaattaaagctgagtGTCTGTACTTCATTCACATCTTGATTGctcgatttttaaaaaatctattacAGTGGTGCACAGAGCAAAATAAACTGCAACACTGTCCAAACTGTGGCAGTCAGGCTCTGGTTCACATCCGTATGACACGGCACAAATGTTCCCAAATGTTCCAGCCCTGCTCCTTATCTACCACTCTGAGCTGAGAGGTGAGGTCGTGTGTATGTGAGCTCACTCACATGGGAAATGAACCGGCAAATCAGGACGAAATGAAAATCAAACGAGAGGGGGTCGACGGAGAAAGGCAATTATCTCTAATGAACAACATTTGTCCCTAACACACAGTCTCAATCACATCAACCCTCCTCCCCTCAGTCTCTATTTACGCTCTCTGTTCCCATCTCCATCACAGTACTTGTTCCTCTGCCTCTCGCTGTGCCCTCCCTTCCTTTTCCTGTCATCACCCCACCCGCTCCACAGAGGGACTGCGGGATGCTGGAGGAGTACAACGGTAACAGGTGTCTCATCATTGCACTAATAGCAGGCTACAGGAAGATGTccacacatatatttttataacaACCAATGGCAGAGATGATAACTCCTCCACCATTCCCTTATATTCAGTCATTTCACGGGTGAATCACCAGGCATAAATAATTCTTACATGTTTATTGCCTACAGCCAAAAAGTCTATCTTGAGACGAATGCCCACACAGTTGCCACAAATTACCAAATCTTCCATTTAACACCAGTTCAAGACTTACATAAAGATAAAGCTCGAAGCAATACGTGTTCTTTTTCTACcctcagagaaaaaaacaacaacaaaacaactccATCTTCTGCTTTACTGTCACACTGCAAAAGAAGCCCTGGCATCGAAAACTGTCTGCAGAGATTAGCGATAATACCATAACTTTTCCTCTTAACCTGGATCCAGCTTGCAGTACATATACAGATGCATCGAGCAGATCACACTGTCTCCTTACACCAGTAACGATCTCTCATTCATCAGCTGGAGACTTAGTTCGGCGTGCATAACACACAATTGCACAAACAATCTTCCACACTTAAACAAACCCCAATGAGGCATGTAACCGGTAGCTTGTGCCTGGCTGTACGCTTGTTAGAGAGATATCAGCttctgtttctctgtattactgtgaGCAAAGAGAATGCAGCTGCTTCCCCATTATGTGCATAGGTGGCTGCTCGGGATGCGCGTGCGCCGGTATTCATAGTCATGTTCTGCAGTATCACATGgcaaaatgtgtttatgttgCAGGTGCAGACTGAAAGTGAACCCATTATTACAAGAGAACAGGCTCCCATGATGTATGAATAAATCAATATCTAAGCTGTAACCCCTGCAGCACCCTTTATCTGGAACAGTGCACGTGCCATTGACTTCACCCTTTTATCCAAACCGCTTTACAATGTCAAGAGCACACATACTTTTAGCGGGTATTAAATCCTGTCAGTGTGAGTGCTTTTCAAGCCAccaaggatttctttttatctaCTTTTTTGTGCGTGCAAgttgtacgtgtgtgtgtgtttgttgggtcATTACCCAGTCAGCCTGAGGACACAAGTAGCCATTATCCGAGGGAGTCTGGACACTAAATGTTTGATAAGCCTCTAAAGCGGATGTCCTGTTTCTCCTCTCATATAATACACATGTCATGCAAACATGTGTAATCTAAAGTCGCagctacagtttaaaaagaaattaaattttaGTTCCCTGGAATTACCTTTTTTCATAGTTAAGACAGTAGggtgataacaataataataaaatcctCCCCTGTATGTTTGGTGCATGCTGCAGCAGAAAGAGGAGTGTGAACGTGTCGGCTCAGCAAAGCGCTGACAGATCCCGAGCGATGAGTCATGTAGCAGTCTGATTAGCTTGCTTTCCTTCCCTTCAAATCCAGAGTTTATTAGAATCACCTGTCACAATTTGCACaaattaatataaaaaataaacacttgaaAGTCTTGATGGTATTTTCTATTTATTATCAAAATAGCTGTAAATTGTATATAAATCCCACTTTAAAAATATCAGTAATATATTGGTA
The genomic region above belongs to Oreochromis aureus strain Israel breed Guangdong linkage group 14, ZZ_aureus, whole genome shotgun sequence and contains:
- the golim4a gene encoding Golgi integral membrane protein 4a, with protein sequence MGNGVCSRRQRRIFQCLLLVTVVCGVMYGGMMSYEMHKQLKRTEAMALKYQQHQESLSAQLQVVYEHRSRLEKSLQKERLEHKKAKEDYLVYKLEAQQSLNKEKQESNGRYNSLQVQHQMLKNQHEDLKRQYYDLHEQHQVQGKDHSRLLDEHKDRYDKLQKAKETEVSQLKESVVNLREENKQLRKAHHDIHMQLQDAQIHHQELKAAHDHLALTLEDHKGALAAAQAQVNEYKQLKETLQKAPSMAQHAQANTEPKSYAHEDQQAHWNTDSRANEAHAHSEVQSHSTVTQHAMSEKDEDGEGEAERRRELAEEEMAQAGQPQKLEEDPDQLQDEQQEEEQEPEHEEEDENALDRRKRQPQMDPPVNLHPEDQVQQQVPAQVQRLKSAYEQQQEQQRLEAQRAEERRQIQRRQEALQAERERVLKDREQRLKEEREREQQQHREADRREQILREEHERKRTEYENVDNDIREDDGHAEVDEERDVHMLNEQEAEENRETDHRVPPHQQGDIDGDLNPEDDPNNQGEDEFDEAEDARLPHRAAEADENAAEEEEEPAAPAQHIQMHQDPKQPTVEEELVIAGNPDQQEDTLDDQYQEEAEDEAQEDIAGGQKREEEGEDQYNQENGDQDEGKNQKGPRMDGDHRNDAKNNEEENYEEEEEEGEEDADKGNNRRAEM